From Cygnus atratus isolate AKBS03 ecotype Queensland, Australia chromosome 1, CAtr_DNAZoo_HiC_assembly, whole genome shotgun sequence, the proteins below share one genomic window:
- the BPGM gene encoding bisphosphoglycerate mutase isoform X1, with protein sequence MVLFLACEGGKEFKSRRPYRCLIARCQTRVHLCQAATTMAKYKLVLLRHGEGAWNKENRFCSWVDQKLSSDGIREAQNCGKHLKALGFEFDLVFTSVLRRSIQTAWLILEEMGQEWVPIQSSWRLNERHYGALIGLNRAEMALNHGEEQVKIWRRSYDVTPPPITESHPYYEEIYNDRRYKCGDVSQDNLPKAESLKDVLDRLLPYWNEKIVPELKSGKMILISAHGNSSRALLKHVEGISDEDIMNVTLPTGVPILLELDENLQPLGPHQFLGDQEAIQAAIKKVEDQGKVKSTEK encoded by the exons ATGGTGCTTTTCCTCGCATGCGAGGGTGGAAAGGAATTCAAATCCAGGAGACCTTACAG ATGCCTCATTGCTAGATGCCAGACCCGTGTTCATCTGTGCCAAGCTGCAACCACCATGGCTAAGTACAAGCTTGTTCTCCTAAGACATGGGGAAGGAGCCTGGAACAAGGAGAATCGCTTCTGCAGCTGGGTGGACCAGAAGCTGAGCAGTGATGGGATAAGGGAAGCTCAGAACTGTGGCAAACACCTTAAAGCCCTGGGCTTTGAGTTTGACCTTGTCTTCACCTCTGTACTCAGGCGCTCCATCCAGACTGCATGGCTGATTCTGGAAGAGATGGGCCAGGAGTGGGTCCCCATTCAGAGCTCATGGCGACTGAATGAGCGCCACTATGGTGCGCTGATTGGTCTCAACAGAGCAGAGATGGCTCTGAATCATGGGGAAGAGCAAGTGAAAATCTGGAGGAGAAGCTATGATGTTACCCCGCCTCCCATAACTGAATCTCATCCCTACTACGAAGAGATCTACAATGACCGCCGGTATAAATGTGGTGATGTCTCCCAGGATAATCTTCCAAAGGCTGAAAGTCTGAAAGATGTGCTTGATAGACTCCTTCCCTATTGGAATGAAAAGATAGTGCCAGAACTCAAAAGTGGCAAAATGATCCTTATATCTGCTCATGgcaacagcagcagggcactgcTCAAGCACGTGGAAG gCATTTCCGATGAGGACATCATGAATGTTACTCTCCCCACTGGTGTGCCCATACTTCTTGAACTTGATGAGAATCTGCAACCTCTGGGCCCTCACCAGTTTCTTGGTGATCAGGAAGCTATCCAAGCTGCCATCAAAAAAGTGGAAGATCAAGGGAAAGTAAAATCTACTGAGAAGTAA
- the BPGM gene encoding bisphosphoglycerate mutase isoform X2: MAKYKLVLLRHGEGAWNKENRFCSWVDQKLSSDGIREAQNCGKHLKALGFEFDLVFTSVLRRSIQTAWLILEEMGQEWVPIQSSWRLNERHYGALIGLNRAEMALNHGEEQVKIWRRSYDVTPPPITESHPYYEEIYNDRRYKCGDVSQDNLPKAESLKDVLDRLLPYWNEKIVPELKSGKMILISAHGNSSRALLKHVEGISDEDIMNVTLPTGVPILLELDENLQPLGPHQFLGDQEAIQAAIKKVEDQGKVKSTEK, encoded by the exons ATGGCTAAGTACAAGCTTGTTCTCCTAAGACATGGGGAAGGAGCCTGGAACAAGGAGAATCGCTTCTGCAGCTGGGTGGACCAGAAGCTGAGCAGTGATGGGATAAGGGAAGCTCAGAACTGTGGCAAACACCTTAAAGCCCTGGGCTTTGAGTTTGACCTTGTCTTCACCTCTGTACTCAGGCGCTCCATCCAGACTGCATGGCTGATTCTGGAAGAGATGGGCCAGGAGTGGGTCCCCATTCAGAGCTCATGGCGACTGAATGAGCGCCACTATGGTGCGCTGATTGGTCTCAACAGAGCAGAGATGGCTCTGAATCATGGGGAAGAGCAAGTGAAAATCTGGAGGAGAAGCTATGATGTTACCCCGCCTCCCATAACTGAATCTCATCCCTACTACGAAGAGATCTACAATGACCGCCGGTATAAATGTGGTGATGTCTCCCAGGATAATCTTCCAAAGGCTGAAAGTCTGAAAGATGTGCTTGATAGACTCCTTCCCTATTGGAATGAAAAGATAGTGCCAGAACTCAAAAGTGGCAAAATGATCCTTATATCTGCTCATGgcaacagcagcagggcactgcTCAAGCACGTGGAAG gCATTTCCGATGAGGACATCATGAATGTTACTCTCCCCACTGGTGTGCCCATACTTCTTGAACTTGATGAGAATCTGCAACCTCTGGGCCCTCACCAGTTTCTTGGTGATCAGGAAGCTATCCAAGCTGCCATCAAAAAAGTGGAAGATCAAGGGAAAGTAAAATCTACTGAGAAGTAA